One Nicotiana tomentosiformis chromosome 4, ASM39032v3, whole genome shotgun sequence genomic window carries:
- the LOC104119022 gene encoding uncharacterized protein, with product MHKDFRRKGNIAECEAVKAILLPFPKISVKPVGLVALMVEDEEGEWEVKKKKNKEEITPDWSQVLTLKKTTEEKIKKEGVIGIGSVGALLGVAVGIVASSFFRKD from the exons AT GCATAAGGATTTCCGAAGGAAAGGAAACATAGCTGAATGTGAAGCTGTAAAAGCAATACTTCTACCTTTTCCAAAGATTTCTGTTAAACCA GTAGGGCTAGTTGCCCTGATGGTTGAGGATGAAGAAGGAGAATGGGaggtgaaaaagaagaaaaacaaggaGGAG ATTACACCAGATTGGTCGCAGGTCTTGACCCTCAAGAAAACAACtgaagaaaaaattaaaaagg AGGGAGTTATTGGCATTGGATCTGTTGGAGCTTTGCTTGGGGTAGCTGTTGGGATAGTTGCATCTTCTTTCTTCCGCAAGGATTGA